A window from Nycticebus coucang isolate mNycCou1 chromosome X, mNycCou1.pri, whole genome shotgun sequence encodes these proteins:
- the PPP2R3B gene encoding serine/threonine-protein phosphatase 2A regulatory subunit B'' subunit beta isoform X2 — protein sequence MERAEPGHCLECPAGPGPVLARECSAWPGPRRPVRAEGMRLRELSLRQDPDLRQELASLARGCDFVLPSRFKKRLKAFQQVQTKKEGPLPPASSQSIPTFHFPRGRPQSTLNIAAVITNIERTFAQFPHERATMENMGLVAKACGCPLYWKAPLFCGAGGERTGSVSVHKFVAMWRKILQNCHDDAAKFTHLLMNPGCNYLVQEDFVPFLQDVVNTHPGLSFLKEASEFHSRYITTVIQRIFYTVNRSWSGRITCAELRRSSFLQNVALLEEEADINQLTEYFSYEHFYVIYCKFWELDTDHDLFIDAQDLARHNDHAISSRMVDRIFSGAVTRGRKVQKEGKISYADFVWFLISEEDKKTPTSIEYWFRCMDLDGDGALSMFELEYFYEEQCRRLDSMAIEALPFEDCLCQMLDLVQPQSEGKITLSDLKHCRLAHVFFDTFFNVEKYLDHEQREQGSLFRESDSDGPELSDWEKYAAEEYDILVAEEAAGEPWEDGYEADLSPVEQKLSTLRSPLAQRPCLEAPAALGAVDLYELACGDDDLQAL from the exons ATGGAGCGTGCTGAGCCCGGCCACTGCCTGGAGTGTCCCGCTGGCCCTGGCCCGGTCCTGGCCCGAGAGTGTAGCGCCTGGCCTGGCCCCCGCAGGCCCGTGCGAGCCGAGGGCATGAGGCTTCGGGAGCTATCCCTGCGCCAGGACCCCGACCTCCGGCAGGAGCTGGCCTCGCTGGCCCGGGGCTGCGACTTTGTGCTGCCATCCCGCTTCAAGAAGAGACTGAAGGCCTTCCAGCAG GTTCAGACGAAGAAGGAGGGTCCCCTGCCCCCTGCCTCAAGTCAAAGCATTCCGACCTTCCACTTCCCCCGCGGACGCCCACAGAGCACATTGAACATCGCTGCTGTCATCACCAACATCGAGCGGACGTTTGCCCAGTTCCCCCACGAGAGGGCCACCATGGAGAACATGGGCCTTGTGGCCAAG GCCTGCGGCTGCCCACTGTATTGGAAGGCACCACTCTTCTGCGGCGCTGGTGGAGAGCGCACGGGCTCTGTGTCTGTTCACAAGTTCGTCGCCATGTGGAGAAA AATCCTCCAGAACTGTCATGACGATGCAGCCAAATTCACCCATCTGCTCATGAACCCTGGTTGCAACTACCTGGTGCAGGAGGACTTCGTCCCCTTCCTGCAG GATGTGGTGAACACCCACCCAGGCCTGTCCTTCCTGAAGGAGGCGTCCGAGTTCCACTCTCGCTATATCACCACG GTCATCCAGAGGATCTTCTACACCGTCAACAGGTCCTGGTCAGGGAGAATCACCTGTGCTGAGCTCCGGAGGAGCAGTTTCCTACAG AATGTGGCGCTCCTGGAAGAGGAAGCGGACATCAACCAGCTGACCGAGTACTTCTCCTACGAGCACTTCTACGTCATCTACTGCAAGTTTTGGGAGCTGGACACGGACCACGACCTGTTTATTGATGCACAGGACTTGGCCCGACACAACGACCATG CCATCTCCTCCAGGATGGTCGACAGGATCTTCTCTGGAGCAGTGACCCG AGGTAGAAAagttcagaaagaaggaaaaataagctACGCTGACTTCGTCTGGTTTCtgatctctgaagaagacaagaaaaCTCCAACAAG CATTGAGTACTGGTTCCGCTGCATGGACCTGGATGGGGACGGGGCGCTGTCCATGTTCGAGCTCGAGTACTTCTATGAAGAGCAATGCCGCAGGCTGGACAGCATGGCCATTGAGGCTCTGCCCTTCGAGGACTGCCTCTGCCAGATGCTGGACCTGGTGCAACCGCAAAGTGAAG GGAAGATCACGCTGAGTGACCTGAAGCACTGTAGACTCGCCCACGTCTTCTTCGACACCTTCTTCAACGTTGAGAAGTACCTGGATCACGAGCAGAGAGAGCAGGGCTCCCTGTTCAGG GAGAGTGACAGTGATGGCCCAGAGCTCTCGGACTGGGAGAAGTATGCCGCTGAGGAATACGACATCCTGGTGGCCGAGGAGGCTGCGGGGGAGCCGTGGGAGGATGG GTATGAGGCTGACCTCAGCCCTGTGGAGCAGAAGTTGAGCACACTGCGGTCTCCGCTGGCCCAGAGGCCCTGCCTGGAGGCACCAGCAGCTCTGGGTGCCGTTGACCTGTACGAGCTTGCATGTGGGGACGATGACCTGCAGGCACTGTGA